A genomic window from Fusarium oxysporum Fo47 chromosome X, complete sequence includes:
- a CDS encoding major facilitator superfamily domain-containing protein, with protein MEKPEVEHLSNDEKSDGSRVVDKFPPEARAEAGVLLQVERAEGTSLRLAEDGHTVLLPQPTDDPNDPLNWSSRKKHLILLVVAWAALTSDFTSAAGSAPVILQAAEWHKSPNSVNHNNSINVLMMAIGGLIWVPMTSIIGRAPTLFWSTFLGLIFSILSSVSTDFEMFMGVRAIQGLFLTSGQTIAIAFIKDIFFFHERARKIGLWALMYITSPYWGPLLANFVIGETHEWQDAFWLGVGVNGMSLLLILTFLDETWYNRDLPSSAQPSRGQGFFSRLLRLTGLWQMKYHSGYFESVYDAYKRVLLILSKPVILLVLAAYFMCFAWSIGINISTAILFGLPQEMGGYGYSFTQLGYLHFAPIVGVFLGEIFGHFFNDHLTRRYVRKHNGVFEPEARLMTIYISAIPMIAGLVLMGQALHKHLSVAAIVVGWGMHAFGIMLASVAVASYLLDAYPSAPAEVCGLTNVFRALSGFSVGYYQQPWGAKVGYDVSFGTQACIVAASMILIAIVHRFGHQLRLKFGQVR; from the exons ATGGAGAAGCCAGAGGTGGAGCACCTTTCCAATGACGAGAAGTCAGACGGCTCTCGCGTTGTTGACAAGTTCCCCCCAGAGGCTCGAGCTGAAGCTGGGGTTCTTCTCCAGGTTGAACGTGCCGAAGGGACCTCTCTGCGTCTTGCTGAAGATGGACAT ACCGTGCTTTTGCCCCAGCCGACAGACGATCCCAATGACCCCTTGAACTGGTCATCACGAAAGAAGCACCTCATTCTCCTGGTTGTGGCCTGGGCTGCTCTCACTTCAGATTTTACATCCGCTGCTGGTAGCGCCCCGGTCATTCTTCAGGCGGCCGAATGGCACAAGTCTCCAAACTCGGTCAATCATAATAACAGCATCAACGTCCTTATGAT GGCCATTGGTGGCTTGATCTGGGTTCCCATGACTTCCATCATTGGACGAGCACCGACCTTGTTTTGGTCCACCTTCCTCGGTCTTATCTTCTCGATCCTTTCATCCGTTTCCACCGATTTTGAGATGTTCATGGGCGTCCGAGCCATTCAGGGCCTCTTCCTTACATCTGGTCAGACGATCGCGATCGCCTTCATCaaagatatcttcttcttccacgaACGAGCGCGAAAGATCGGCCTTTGGGCTCTCATGTATATCACATCTCCATACTGGGGCCCACTGCTCGCCAACTTTGTCATTGGAGAGACCCATGAATGGCAGGATGCCTTTTGGCTTGGAGTCGGGGTCAATGGCATGAGCTTGCTTCTTATCTTGACTTTTCTGGATGAAACTTGGTACAATCGTGATTTGCCTTCATCTGCTCAACCATCTCGAGGCCAAGGTTTCTTCTCTCGACTGCTTCGGCTTACTGGTCTATGGCAGATGAAGTATCATTCTGGATACTTCGAGTCTGTTTATGATGCCTACAAGAGAGTCCTCCTGATCCTGTCGAAGCCTGTCATtctcctcgtcctcgctgCTTA CTTCATGTGCTTTGCATGGTCGATCGGTATTAATATTTCGACCGCCATCCTCTTTGGTCTTCCTCAGGAGATGGGAGGCTATGGCTACAGCTTTACTCAACTGGGATACCTACACTTTGCTCCAATCGTCGGCGTTTTCCTGGGCGAGATCTTTGGTCACTTCTTCAACGACCACCTCACTCGGCGCTATGTCCGAAAGCACAACGGTGTCTTTGAGCCCGAGGCTCGTCTCATGACCATCTACATCTCGGCTATCCCCATGATCGCCGGCCTCGTCTTGATGGGACAAGCCCTGCATAAGCATCTTTCAGTTGCAGCAATCGTCGTAGGATGGGGCATGCATGCTTTTGGAATCATGCTCGCGTCTGTCGCCGTGGCTTCATACCTCTTGGATGCGTACCCGTCTGCCCCTGCAGAAGTTTGTGGTTTGACCAACGTGTTCCGAGCTTTGAGTGGTTTCAGTGTCGGATATTACCAGCAGCCGTGGGGAGCCAAGGTTGGTTACGATGTAAGCTTTGGGACTCAAGCTTGCATTGTAGCGGCGAGTATGATTCTGATCGCCATTGTTCATCGCTTTGGCCATCAGCTCCGTTTGAAGTTTGGCCAGGTTAGGTGA
- a CDS encoding concanavalin A-like lectin/glucanase domain-containing protein — MKSLFLTLMVLTATVASPVSKITPLIKPGFAPTFIDTFFGYPGSLPSSSNWIFDLGTSYPGGAERWGNNEFETYTKDPSNVHITKDQNLAITPRLKEGKWTSARIETQRSDFVAKEGGKLLVEARLKVGGAPASQMQGIWPAFWALGTEFRGNYTNWPMATEWDILQVINGESKMYSTIHCGTAPGGPCNEYNGIGSGGRDFSRGEFHTLGFMVDRSMCGEGKNGSWRDESLNWFLDGKKIFNVTGATVGDEPTWVKLAHKEHFLLLNVAVGGNWPGPPNNATIDGPSVNLEVDYVGVWNSL, encoded by the coding sequence ATGAAGTCACTCTTTTTAACCCTCATGGTGTTGACTGCCACGGTGGCGAGCCCGGTTTCCAAAATCACTCCACTCATCAAACCCGGCTTTGCTCCAACATTCATTGATACATTCTTCGGTTATCCAGGATCACTTCCCTCGTCCTCGAACTGGATCTTCGACCTCGGAACTTCGTACCCAGGCGGAGCAGAGCGATGGGGAAACAACGAGTTCGAAACCTACACCAAGGACCCTTCCAACGTACACATAACAAAAGACCAAAATTTGGCTATTACACCACGACTCAAAGAGGGTAAATGGACATCGGCAAGGATTGAGACTCAAAGAAGCGATTTTGTTGCTAAAGAAGGAGGGAAATTGCTTGTTGAGGCGCGCCTCAAAGTCGGTGGAGCGCCGGCCTCACAGATGCAAGGCATCTGGCCCGCCTTCTGGGCTTTGGGCACGGAGTTCAGAGGTAACTACACAAACTGGCCGATGGCTACAGAGTGGGATATTCTCCAGGTGATCAATGGTGAATCGAAGATGTATTCCACCATCCACTGCGGGACTGCTCCTGGAGGACCATGCAACGAGTATAACGGGATTGGAAGTGGAGGCAGGGACTTTTCCAGAGGCGAGTTCCATACGCTAGGTTTCATGGTTGACAGGAGCATGTGCGGCGAGGGGAAAAACGGATCTTGGCGGGACGAGTCGCTGAACTGGTTTCTGGATGGAAAGAAGATCTTCAATGTCACGGGTGCGACTGTTGGGGACGAGCCGACCTGGGTGAAGCTGGCGCATAAGGAGCATTTCCTGCTGCTCAACGTGGCCGTCGGTGGAAACTGGCCTGGCCCACCAAACAATGCCACGATTGATGGGCCCTCGGTTAACTTGGAAGTGGATTACGTAGGAGTTTGGAACTCATTGTAA